Proteins co-encoded in one Sporosarcina sp. FSL K6-1522 genomic window:
- a CDS encoding acyl-CoA thioesterase has product MPEKRPMSQSRTIQTKLVLPPDTNHLQTIFGGKVLAYIDEIAAITAMKHAKTAVVTASIDSVDFVSSARVGDVLELEAVVTSTGRTSMEVFVSVHSMNLLTGETKLTTESFLTMVAMDKHNKPTPVLEIYPETEVEKSLFETAPARRAHRKVRSEMKH; this is encoded by the coding sequence ATGCCAGAAAAAAGACCCATGAGCCAATCACGTACAATCCAGACGAAACTGGTCTTGCCACCAGATACGAATCACCTACAGACGATTTTCGGGGGGAAAGTTCTCGCATATATCGATGAAATTGCTGCTATTACGGCTATGAAACATGCCAAAACAGCAGTCGTTACGGCTTCTATCGATTCAGTGGATTTTGTATCTTCTGCACGTGTTGGTGATGTATTAGAGCTAGAAGCAGTCGTCACGTCAACGGGACGTACATCGATGGAAGTATTCGTTTCTGTTCATTCGATGAATTTGTTGACGGGTGAAACAAAACTGACGACGGAATCATTTTTGACGATGGTAGCGATGGATAAACACAATAAACCAACTCCTGTGCTTGAAATCTATCCGGAAACAGAAGTAGAAAAAAGTCTGTTCGAAACAGCGCCTGCTCGCCGTGCGCATCGGAAAGTGCGGAGTGAGATGAAACACTGA
- a CDS encoding cyclase family protein has product MSNELLNAITLLKKKEWVDLTHTFGPNSPHFSAFDAAEFTTLFDHDDGFFAQSFKFAGQYGTHIDAPIHFVRDTRYLEELGLKELVLPLIVMDHSTEAAANHDFTLAVEDILKFEEQHGQIEAGTFVALRTDWSKRWPDNEAFCNKDAEGNNRIPGWGLDALKFLFEERQVKAVGHETFDTDSAIDFQKNQALLGEYYVLEQDTYQIELLTNLDKLPAKGAVIFNIVPKPEKASGFPVRSFAILP; this is encoded by the coding sequence ATGTCGAATGAATTATTGAATGCAATTACGTTATTAAAAAAGAAAGAGTGGGTCGATTTAACACATACATTTGGGCCTAACTCACCCCATTTCTCGGCATTTGATGCTGCGGAATTTACGACGTTATTTGATCATGACGATGGTTTTTTCGCACAGAGCTTTAAATTTGCTGGACAGTACGGAACGCATATTGATGCGCCCATCCATTTCGTTCGGGATACAAGATATTTAGAGGAACTTGGCTTGAAGGAATTAGTGTTACCGCTCATCGTTATGGATCATTCAACAGAAGCTGCCGCCAATCATGATTTTACGCTAGCAGTTGAAGATATTTTGAAGTTTGAAGAGCAGCATGGACAAATTGAGGCAGGTACATTTGTAGCGCTGCGCACAGATTGGAGCAAGCGCTGGCCGGATAACGAAGCGTTCTGCAATAAAGATGCCGAAGGGAATAATCGTATACCCGGTTGGGGGCTTGATGCATTAAAGTTTTTATTCGAAGAACGACAAGTAAAAGCGGTTGGACATGAAACGTTCGATACCGATTCAGCCATCGATTTTCAAAAGAATCAAGCACTGTTAGGCGAATATTATGTGCTCGAGCAAGACACCTACCAAATCGAATTACTAACGAATTTAGATAAACTGCCTGCAAAAGGCGCCGTCATTTTCAACATCGTTCCGAAGCCGGAAAAAGCATCGGGATTCCCAGTTCGCTCATTCGCGATCCTGCCGTAA
- a CDS encoding 5-methyltetrahydropteroyltriglutamate--homocysteine S-methyltransferase, with translation MTNTSTTLTKAPFRADHVGSLLRPDNLHQARKEFKEGTITARQLRQVETQEIKRIVDKQIEVGLELVTDGEFRRTWWHLDFLEHLNGFEGFVPETGYVFEGVETERYNVRNTGKISFDPGHPFIKDFVEFNEIVGGRAVAKQTIPSPNQLFNIGIRDENIYPDIEEYAKDIIQAYKDALHAFYEAGVRYLQLDDVYIAGLSAPDIPFNDGEYSREQLIDLALRVINGVLEGKPEDLVVTTHLCRGNYQSTWAFEGSYALIAPTLLAKEKVDGFFLEYDDERSGDFEPLEHIPNGGASVVLGVVTSKNGEVEDKEAVKARIQEATKHVPLEQLCLSPQCGFASTHHGNKLTEDEQWEKLKFIVGVAKEVWG, from the coding sequence ATGACAAACACATCGACTACTTTAACGAAAGCACCATTCAGAGCGGATCACGTAGGAAGTTTGCTACGTCCAGATAACTTGCACCAAGCACGCAAAGAGTTCAAAGAAGGTACGATTACAGCACGACAGTTGCGGCAAGTGGAAACACAGGAGATTAAGCGTATTGTAGATAAACAAATCGAAGTCGGCTTAGAGCTTGTAACAGATGGTGAATTTAGACGTACATGGTGGCATCTAGATTTTCTGGAGCATTTGAATGGATTTGAAGGATTTGTCCCTGAGACGGGCTATGTATTTGAAGGCGTTGAAACAGAAAGATACAATGTCCGAAACACAGGGAAGATTTCATTTGATCCTGGGCACCCGTTCATCAAAGACTTTGTTGAGTTTAATGAAATCGTTGGTGGTCGTGCGGTTGCAAAACAAACAATTCCAAGTCCAAACCAGCTATTTAATATAGGCATTCGTGATGAAAACATCTATCCAGACATCGAAGAATACGCTAAAGATATTATTCAAGCCTACAAAGATGCACTGCATGCATTTTACGAAGCGGGTGTGCGCTACTTGCAACTAGATGATGTATACATTGCTGGATTATCTGCACCAGATATCCCATTCAATGATGGCGAATATTCAAGAGAGCAACTCATTGACTTGGCATTGCGCGTTATTAATGGCGTATTGGAAGGGAAACCGGAAGACTTAGTCGTAACAACGCATTTATGCCGCGGAAACTACCAATCGACATGGGCATTTGAAGGAAGCTATGCATTAATCGCACCAACATTGCTAGCAAAAGAAAAAGTAGATGGCTTCTTCTTGGAATATGATGATGAGCGTTCAGGCGACTTTGAGCCGTTGGAGCATATCCCGAATGGTGGAGCGAGTGTTGTCCTTGGCGTCGTCACATCGAAAAATGGAGAAGTAGAAGATAAAGAAGCCGTGAAAGCGCGTATTCAAGAAGCGACAAAACATGTACCACTTGAACAATTATGCCTAAGTCCACAATGTGGCTTCGCTTCTACGCATCATGGTAATAAATTGACGGAAGATGAGCAGTGGGAGAAGTTGAAGTTCATCGTCGGTGTAGCGAAGGAAGTTTGGGGATAA
- a CDS encoding SMI1/KNR4 family protein, with product MFTNLLLADSINEPVTQEEIEAAEATLDVTLPDDFLAFLKRSNGGYVNYNKRAFPVDFSIESGDIFIEVEEIKGLDAEGILQSEYLVEEWDLPQNLLLFSGSGHAWVGFNYDGRDIPNIVYAEPDEGDGNNFHVLADTFTEFVQKLDDPEKYIEE from the coding sequence ATGTTTACAAATTTATTGCTCGCAGATTCTATAAACGAACCTGTGACACAAGAAGAAATTGAAGCTGCTGAAGCTACATTAGATGTGACATTGCCTGATGATTTTCTCGCATTCTTAAAACGCTCAAACGGGGGCTATGTCAATTACAATAAACGAGCATTTCCAGTTGACTTTAGCATCGAAAGTGGCGATATCTTTATTGAAGTCGAAGAAATTAAGGGACTTGATGCAGAAGGTATATTACAAAGTGAATACTTGGTGGAGGAGTGGGATTTACCACAAAATCTTCTCCTATTCTCAGGCAGTGGCCATGCATGGGTCGGCTTTAATTATGATGGACGCGACATTCCAAATATCGTCTACGCAGAGCCAGATGAAGGTGACGGGAATAATTTTCACGTACTCGCTGACACATTTACAGAATTCGTTCAGAAGTTAGATGATCCCGAGAAGTATATAGAGGAATAA
- a CDS encoding DUF418 domain-containing protein, whose product MKPQRIHLIDGMRGLSLFGILLANLLIFQYGIYGKDSISVFSLSLVDTRTYQFLKIFIESSFMPIFTFLFGYSMIKMAEGIERNSAKVKRHLVRRFVLLAAIGLLHGSFLWEGDILLLYGLMGFFLLLFLNRKKKTLLIWGIILFVLSSALTYGQIEEPIEDLERMATYITNTNDVYANGTYTKIMKHRINEDPLNISGLEVAFMLLFAPFAIAPLFLFGMYAAKANYFSNPTSERNKYKICMAVLLPLGILLKSVEALTPENNWTYILLSIGGPLLALGYICAFAYAYTRFSASILMRAFENIGKLSLTNYLLQTVICTSIFYGYGLGQFGKLGVLNSVALGLVIFSAQCVFSYWYLKVFSRGPFEFILRMWTNFSWSGRVKVKSKQSSYPHVDNQITTLTKQ is encoded by the coding sequence TTGAAACCACAACGAATTCACTTAATTGATGGCATGCGTGGATTGAGCTTATTCGGGATTTTACTAGCAAACTTACTTATTTTTCAATATGGAATCTATGGAAAAGATTCAATCTCAGTCTTTTCACTCTCACTAGTAGATACGAGGACTTATCAGTTTCTAAAAATCTTTATCGAAAGCAGTTTCATGCCGATTTTCACATTTCTTTTTGGCTACTCTATGATTAAAATGGCGGAAGGGATAGAGAGGAACAGCGCAAAGGTGAAGCGCCACCTTGTTCGACGTTTTGTATTATTAGCGGCTATTGGACTTCTGCATGGCAGTTTCCTATGGGAAGGCGATATTTTACTTCTCTATGGCCTGATGGGCTTTTTCCTTCTACTGTTTTTAAATCGCAAGAAGAAGACACTGCTCATTTGGGGTATAATCCTTTTCGTACTCTCAAGTGCACTTACATATGGACAAATAGAAGAACCCATCGAAGATTTGGAACGAATGGCAACATATATCACAAACACAAATGATGTGTATGCGAATGGGACGTATACGAAAATCATGAAACATCGAATCAATGAAGATCCACTAAACATATCTGGATTAGAAGTCGCGTTCATGCTTTTGTTTGCGCCATTTGCTATAGCTCCACTTTTTTTGTTTGGCATGTACGCAGCAAAAGCAAATTATTTTTCAAATCCAACATCCGAACGTAACAAATATAAAATCTGCATGGCAGTCCTTTTACCATTGGGGATTTTACTGAAAAGTGTAGAGGCACTCACACCGGAAAACAACTGGACTTACATCTTACTTAGCATAGGTGGTCCGTTACTTGCACTGGGCTATATTTGTGCGTTTGCTTACGCCTACACTCGTTTTTCTGCATCCATCCTTATGCGAGCTTTCGAAAATATCGGCAAGTTATCATTAACGAATTACCTGCTACAAACCGTCATCTGTACATCTATTTTTTATGGCTACGGTCTTGGTCAATTTGGAAAACTTGGCGTTTTGAACAGTGTCGCACTCGGACTCGTCATTTTCTCTGCCCAATGCGTATTCAGCTATTGGTATCTAAAAGTTTTCAGCCGTGGGCCATTCGAATTTATTCTCCGTATGTGGACAAACTTTTCGTGGAGCGGACGTGTAAAAGTAAAGAGTAAACAATCAAGTTATCCACATGTGGATAACCAAATTACCACCCTCACAAAACAATAG
- a CDS encoding stage II sporulation protein M, translating into MESTIPKIIVKRAVNFFLFAAAITIMATIITYIINPDLKAVMEGTKSRLPDQVKESIGIHKVWSYIVNNGFMVPLQMLILALIPIQFLYVANIISTVLLPGILFGIGLQADFKKGSEIIISTIPHYVFEVFALCLLAAVLFELNQVVRAKIRNIFKKDKKGISFIKKFLETIRTYAIIVLPTIIVAAFLETYIADIIFNLFQ; encoded by the coding sequence ATGGAATCTACAATACCAAAAATTATAGTTAAAAGAGCTGTTAACTTTTTTTTATTTGCAGCAGCCATAACAATTATGGCAACTATAATAACCTACATCATCAATCCAGATTTAAAAGCAGTAATGGAAGGCACAAAAAGTAGACTGCCGGACCAAGTAAAAGAATCTATAGGTATACATAAAGTATGGTCCTATATTGTTAATAACGGATTTATGGTTCCCTTACAAATGCTTATCTTAGCCTTAATTCCAATACAATTTCTATATGTCGCAAATATCATTTCAACTGTTTTGCTGCCTGGGATTCTTTTTGGAATTGGTTTACAAGCCGACTTTAAAAAAGGTTCTGAGATAATAATCTCTACTATTCCTCATTATGTTTTTGAAGTTTTTGCTTTATGCTTACTTGCAGCGGTTCTGTTTGAATTAAACCAAGTTGTTAGAGCAAAAATAAGAAATATATTTAAGAAAGATAAAAAAGGAATATCTTTTATTAAAAAATTCTTAGAAACCATAAGAACTTATGCCATTATTGTTTTACCCACAATCATTGTAGCCGCTTTTCTAGAAACCTACATAGCCGATATCATATTCAATTTATTTCAATAG
- a CDS encoding response regulator transcription factor, with protein MEQAKILVLDDEQAIGDMVDIILRKEGFNDIDVCMTYKEAEELVSKKRYDLHILDIMLPDGTGLKLARQIRHVSNAPIFFLTAKSSDADKLRGFMHGADDYITKPFNPLELAARVKVQTSRYMTTIEKQLDPYDFGHFRFDPTAAELIVNGETVTLPGKQFHLLELFCNHPGQVLSKEQLYEKVWGEDSFIDDNTIMVHIRRLREKIEVDPSRPKFLKTVRGIGYKLQAKGK; from the coding sequence GTGGAACAGGCAAAAATACTTGTTTTAGATGATGAACAGGCAATTGGGGATATGGTTGATATTATTTTACGCAAGGAAGGGTTCAATGATATTGATGTTTGCATGACCTATAAGGAAGCGGAAGAGCTTGTCTCTAAAAAACGCTATGATTTACATATTCTCGATATTATGTTGCCGGATGGAACAGGTCTTAAATTGGCACGGCAAATTCGTCATGTATCGAATGCACCAATTTTCTTCCTGACAGCAAAGTCATCCGATGCTGATAAATTGCGTGGTTTCATGCACGGGGCGGACGATTATATAACGAAGCCATTCAACCCACTGGAATTGGCTGCTCGTGTAAAAGTACAAACAAGCCGCTATATGACAACGATAGAAAAGCAGCTAGACCCTTATGATTTTGGTCATTTCCGTTTCGATCCAACTGCTGCTGAACTGATTGTGAATGGTGAAACGGTAACGCTTCCGGGTAAACAATTTCACTTGCTGGAACTGTTTTGTAACCATCCAGGTCAAGTACTGTCAAAAGAACAGCTCTATGAAAAAGTATGGGGAGAGGACAGTTTCATAGACGATAATACGATTATGGTTCATATTCGGCGATTGAGGGAAAAGATTGAAGTGGATCCAAGCCGTCCGAAGTTTTTGAAGACTGTCCGTGGCATTGGTTACAAACTTCAAGCTAAGGGGAAATAA
- a CDS encoding HAMP domain-containing sensor histidine kinase, translating to MKLSGKMTLRFAGYFLAFYAMLVVVSLLILFYIFAEIVTGFSAFGDIREVDTDAIGSHIDRNKAGEYSFSASLEKIAQRSGGELELLDRQGNVLLSSSSSTIAPVSYSFSDLIEMSGDKRFHTWLLEDEVYLLFKENTESEAIMDSLRNTVIFPQLDEAGQRLLEENNAIFELYDREGNVLDSINGEGTPLTGVDLLVSARRFSEHREMITSIQLDDGITAVVRMPNRYYTPLDSLFSDFFMRMLIGFAIFHGVLLLFIVGYSLWIGRRLGRPVFYFLKRIERLSKKDYSLLDDKKLRNAKDGRLKRKYRMYDDVDQSLITLASSLEANERKLKKTEQLREDWVTGLSHDLKTPLSSIYGYSVILGSNHEWTSEDVQKFASVMQEKAGYMDELINDLTYTYQLKSDGVVLEREHVELGDYVRGYVERNSLEELHIHEPSESISVFIDQKRFGRVLDNVIGNAVKHNPTRTPIYIHMTLDTESVQLQVRDEGVGMSADVLENLFDRYYRGTNTTSDGSGSGLGMTIAKQLVEAHGGWIRAKSDYSGTTITISLPKV from the coding sequence ATGAAATTATCGGGCAAAATGACCCTTCGATTCGCAGGTTATTTCCTCGCGTTTTATGCAATGCTTGTTGTCGTATCTCTTCTGATCTTGTTCTATATTTTTGCGGAAATCGTGACGGGATTTTCTGCATTCGGGGACATTAGAGAGGTTGACACGGATGCAATTGGGTCTCATATTGATAGAAATAAAGCAGGGGAGTATTCATTCTCGGCATCATTAGAAAAAATTGCACAACGGAGTGGTGGAGAGCTGGAATTACTGGACCGTCAAGGGAATGTCCTGTTGTCGTCCTCGTCATCAACCATCGCGCCTGTATCATATAGTTTCTCGGATTTGATAGAAATGTCGGGAGATAAACGTTTCCATACTTGGTTACTGGAAGATGAAGTTTACCTGTTATTCAAGGAAAATACAGAGAGCGAAGCGATCATGGATAGTCTTCGAAATACAGTGATCTTTCCTCAATTAGATGAAGCAGGGCAAAGGCTACTTGAAGAAAATAATGCAATTTTTGAGCTTTATGATAGAGAAGGCAACGTCCTCGATTCTATAAACGGCGAAGGTACTCCTTTGACTGGTGTGGATTTGTTGGTTTCCGCCAGAAGATTTTCAGAACATCGAGAAATGATAACGTCTATTCAGTTGGATGACGGGATAACAGCTGTTGTTCGAATGCCCAATCGCTATTACACCCCGTTGGATTCCCTATTTAGTGATTTTTTCATGAGAATGCTGATTGGTTTTGCAATTTTTCATGGTGTTCTGCTGTTGTTTATCGTAGGTTATTCTTTGTGGATTGGACGGCGGTTAGGAAGACCGGTGTTTTATTTCCTAAAACGAATTGAACGGTTATCGAAAAAGGATTATTCGTTGTTAGACGACAAAAAATTGCGGAATGCGAAGGATGGCAGGTTGAAGCGCAAATATCGGATGTATGATGACGTGGATCAGTCTTTAATCACGCTAGCTAGCAGTTTGGAAGCGAATGAACGGAAGTTGAAAAAGACGGAGCAACTGAGGGAAGACTGGGTAACGGGGCTTTCGCATGATTTGAAAACGCCGCTTAGTTCGATTTATGGCTATTCAGTTATACTCGGGTCAAACCATGAATGGACAAGCGAAGACGTACAGAAATTTGCGTCAGTTATGCAAGAGAAGGCGGGCTATATGGATGAGCTTATCAATGATTTGACCTATACGTATCAGTTGAAGAGTGATGGTGTCGTACTTGAAAGGGAACATGTTGAACTTGGGGACTATGTAAGGGGATATGTTGAAAGAAATAGTTTAGAAGAACTTCATATACATGAACCGAGTGAATCTATCTCTGTCTTCATTGATCAAAAGCGCTTTGGTCGGGTGTTGGATAATGTGATTGGCAATGCAGTGAAGCATAATCCGACACGGACACCCATCTATATTCATATGACTTTGGATACTGAATCTGTGCAACTGCAAGTGCGTGATGAGGGAGTTGGTATGTCGGCCGATGTCTTAGAAAACTTATTTGACCGCTATTATCGGGGGACGAATACGACTTCGGATGGTAGTGGAAGCGGGCTTGGCATGACTATAGCCAAACAGCTTGTTGAAGCGCATGGTGGTTGGATACGTGCGAAATCAGATTATAGTGGTACGACGATTACGATTTCATTGCCAAAGGTTTAG
- a CDS encoding aminoacyl-histidine dipeptidase, with the protein MYRNLEELTSHPVFHYFAEISKIPRGSGNEQAISDYLVRFAQERNLPVIQDAALNVIVKKAATSGYENAPAIIIQGHMDMVCEKNQDTLHDFNKDPIQLRIIEDMLYATDTTLGADNGIAVAYALALLDATDIPHPALEVVITTEEETTMNGALAVDASHFTGKIFINLDSEEDGKLLVSSAGGVHVTQVLPITWANASSDTVAYRIGIKGLKGGHSGISIDKERGNSTKLLGRVLHGLSTEFPYALQQIDGGLKPNAIPREAQAIIHIQPSDINSIQEKVEQWQHIFKEELQSSDAGVTVSFEACTSTSTNVFSEETKRKVLTLLLLIPHGVQAMSKGVEGLVESSTNLGVVTTTETEIQFENEIRSSVKSAKAYMVTKAEALANLLGCEVRIDSDYPEWPYNPQSKARQLFEDTYREKYGKEIDIIAVHAGIECGVFIEKIPGLDAVSIGPDIFHVHTPDEHISIPSTINNWEYFIYTLKRMKVD; encoded by the coding sequence ATGTACCGTAATCTAGAAGAGTTAACGAGTCATCCCGTCTTTCATTACTTCGCGGAAATTTCCAAGATTCCAAGAGGTTCGGGGAATGAACAAGCGATCAGTGATTATTTAGTGCGATTTGCACAAGAACGGAACTTGCCTGTCATCCAGGATGCCGCCTTAAATGTCATCGTCAAAAAAGCGGCGACATCTGGTTACGAAAATGCGCCTGCCATCATCATTCAAGGTCATATGGATATGGTTTGCGAAAAGAACCAAGATACACTTCATGACTTCAACAAAGACCCTATCCAATTACGAATTATTGAGGATATGCTCTACGCAACGGACACAACTTTAGGTGCAGATAACGGCATTGCAGTCGCTTACGCATTGGCTTTATTAGACGCAACCGACATTCCACATCCAGCGCTTGAAGTGGTCATTACAACTGAGGAAGAAACTACGATGAATGGCGCCCTCGCTGTCGACGCTTCGCATTTTACGGGAAAAATTTTCATCAATCTGGATTCCGAAGAAGATGGCAAACTACTCGTGAGTAGCGCTGGCGGCGTACATGTCACACAAGTATTGCCGATTACATGGGCTAACGCTTCATCAGATACAGTTGCTTATCGCATCGGCATTAAAGGATTAAAAGGCGGTCACTCTGGCATTTCAATCGATAAAGAAAGAGGAAATTCTACGAAGTTATTAGGAAGAGTATTACATGGTTTATCGACCGAATTCCCGTACGCTCTTCAACAGATTGACGGCGGTTTAAAACCGAATGCCATTCCTCGCGAAGCGCAGGCAATCATACACATTCAGCCTAGTGATATAAATAGTATCCAAGAAAAAGTCGAGCAATGGCAACACATTTTCAAAGAGGAGCTACAATCTTCAGACGCTGGTGTAACCGTGAGCTTCGAGGCCTGTACAAGTACATCGACAAACGTTTTTTCAGAAGAAACAAAGCGTAAAGTCTTAACTCTCTTACTGCTTATTCCACACGGCGTTCAAGCCATGAGTAAGGGCGTCGAAGGACTAGTGGAAAGTTCGACAAATTTAGGCGTCGTCACAACAACGGAAACAGAAATCCAATTTGAAAATGAAATCAGAAGCTCCGTCAAAAGTGCAAAAGCATATATGGTCACAAAAGCCGAAGCACTGGCCAATCTACTTGGCTGCGAAGTACGCATCGACTCCGATTACCCAGAGTGGCCGTACAACCCTCAGTCAAAAGCGCGACAATTATTCGAGGATACGTATCGTGAAAAATACGGCAAAGAAATCGACATTATCGCAGTACATGCGGGGATTGAATGTGGCGTCTTTATCGAAAAAATTCCCGGACTAGATGCCGTATCGATTGGGCCGGATATCTTTCACGTGCATACACCCGATGAACATATCAGCATCCCTTCCACCATCAATAACTGGGAATACTTTATCTACACATTGAAAAGGATGAAAGTAGACTAA
- a CDS encoding VOC family protein — protein MSKFLTGIDHIQIAAPAGSEDAARQFYGELLGMNEIPKPENLQARGGCWFQCGPQEMHIGIQPDFAPAKKAHPGFTVQALDQLKERLEKAGYAISNEPPIAGRARFFTHDPFGNRIEFLEFK, from the coding sequence ATGAGTAAATTCCTCACAGGTATCGATCATATCCAAATTGCAGCACCTGCGGGTTCCGAGGATGCTGCACGACAATTTTATGGTGAACTCCTCGGCATGAACGAAATTCCAAAGCCCGAAAACTTGCAAGCACGCGGTGGTTGCTGGTTCCAGTGCGGTCCTCAAGAAATGCATATCGGCATTCAACCCGACTTCGCACCAGCCAAAAAAGCGCATCCCGGATTCACCGTACAAGCACTTGACCAATTAAAAGAACGCTTAGAAAAAGCAGGTTATGCAATTAGCAACGAACCACCCATCGCAGGACGGGCTCGCTTTTTCACGCATGACCCCTTCGGTAATCGTATCGAGTTTTTAGAATTTAAGTGA